GTCGTGCTAGTTAAAAagtcaaacgggaagtggcgaatgtgcgtcgattacacagatctcaacaaagcatgcccgaAAGACGCCTTCCCCCTACCAAACATCGACGGTCTAGTGGATGCAGCATCCGGACATCGGTACCTcagcttcatggatgcatatTCCGGCTAGAACCAGATCCCGATGCACCGACCAGACGAAGAGAAGACAGCATTCATCACCCCAGACGGAACCTACTGCTATAAAGTAATGCCCTTCGGCTTGAAAAACGCCGGAGCCACCTACCAGCGACtcgttaacaaaatattttgccACTTAACCGGAAACAAAATAGAAGTCTACATAGATGATATGCTCGCAAAAACGGAATCCGGTGAGCAACTAACCGACGATCTAAAAGTCATAATGAACACCCTGCGAAAGCACCAAATGCGACTCAACCCAACAAAGTGTGCTTTCGGAATGGAAGCAGGAAAATTCCTCGGGTTCATGATCACACAACGCGGAGTTGAGGCAAACCCGGAAAAATGTCGTGCCGTCCTCGAGATGACAAGTCCCAAAAACCTCAAAGAAATCCAAAAGCTCACCGGCCGACTAACCGCACTATCCCGGTTCCTCGGAGCTTCGGCACAAAAGGCAATCCCttttttcaaactcatgaaAAAAGGAACCCCCTTCAAATGGGAGACGGAATGCGAAGAAGCTTTCCAACACTTCAAGAAGGTCCTAACGGAGCCTCCAATCCTCGCAAAACCCCAAACAGGGGAAACACTATACCTGTACCTCTCCATAACGGAAGAAACAATCGCAGCAGCACTCGTCCGGGAAAACGAGAAAAAGGAACAGAAGCCCATATACTTCATTAGCAAGGTGCTACAAGACACCGAAGCACGCTATTCACGATTAGAGAAGCTGGCTTTCGCACTCCTCTCAGCATCCCGACGACTACGACAATACTTCCAGGCCCACCCCATAACGGTCCGAACCGACCAAACGGTCAAACAGGTATTACAAAAACCCGACCTAGCGGGAAGAATGCTAGCATGGTCCATCGAGTTATCCCAATTCCAGATCAAGTTCGAACCCCGAAACGCCATCAAAGCGCAAGCCTTGACCGACTTCATCGCCGAGATGACTCCGACCAAACTGACACCCGAACCATGGAAACTGCACGTCGATGGCTCATCAAACTCCACTCACGGAGGCGCCGGAATTATACTCGAAAACCAAAATGGGATCACAATTGAACAATCAATAAGATACGACTTCCCAGTATCAAATAACCAAGCAGAATACGAGGCCCTCTTGGCAGGCCTAAACCTTGCTCGGGAAGTCGGCGCCAAGATACTCGAAGTTAACACCGATTCCCAGGTGGTGTGCTCCCAAATCAACGGGACCTACCAAACCCGGGACCCCCTGCTCCAACAATACCTCAAAAAAGTGAGTGAAACCAAAGAAGGATTCGAAAAAGTCTCCATACATCATGTCCCCAGGGAGCGAAACGCCAGGGCGGACCTACTTTCCAAGCTAGCCAGCACGAAGTCAGGACACGGCAACAGATCGCTAATCCAGGAGGTCGTTAAGACGCCTTCCGTATCAACAGAAATCAACGCGCACCTAACGTCGTCAAATCGGGAGTCTTGGACGTACCCGATCTGGCAATACCTCCGCGACGGAATCCTACCACCAGATCCAAAAGAGGAAAGGCGAATAAAAAGAGAAGCCGCCAACTACACCATCATCGCAGGACAACTATACAAACGCGGATTCTCGCAGCCCCTACTTAAATGTGTCGAACCCGGGAACACGGAATACATACTCCGCGAGATCCACGAAGGCTGCTGCGGACACCACATCGGAGGAAAAACGCTAGCCCAAAAAATCATCAGGGCCGGCTATTTCTGGCCCACGATCATTCGAGATTCCATCCAACTAACAAAGAGCTGCGACAAATGCCAAAAGCATGCCAATATTCACCAAGCCGCCCCACACCAACTCAGCGTTATATCGGCTGAACGGCCATTCGGCAGCTGGGGAATCGACCTCGTCGGTCCCTTCCCCACGGCACCTGGCCAGCTCAGATATCTTATCGTCGCCATAgactactacaccaaatggatTGAAGCCGAACCCCTGGCCTCCATCACGGCAACCCAATGCCGGAAATTCGTCTGGCGACAGATCATTACCCGGTTCGGAATCCCCGAGGTCATCATCTCCGACAACGGAACCCAATTCACAGACAAAAGATTTAGAGAACTCTTAGAAGGATTGCATATATCCCATCGGTTCAGCTCGGTGGAACATCCCCAAACGAACGGACAGGTGGAATCCGCCAACAAGATTATCGTTAAAGGTCTTAAGAAACGACTTGACGAAGCCAAGGGATTATGGGCAGACGAGTTGGGATCAGTCCTGTGGTCATACCGAACGACACCACAAACAAGCACGGGAGAAACGCCCTTCCGATTAACATACGGCGTAGAAGCAGTCATCCCAGTAGAAATCGGGGACCCCAGCCCCAGAAAAACGGTCGGAGGTAACGACGAAGAGGCAGAACGGGACCTCGTAGGCGAAGAAAGAAGCATAGCTCACGTCAAAGAATTAGCACTCAAACAAAGAATCAGCCTAAGGTACAATCACGGCGTCATCCGACGAGAATTCGCGGACAACGACCTCGTTTTAAGACGAAACGATATCGGCATTCCGACCccgggagaaggaaagctcgcccCCACCTCACGaagggttttaacgaggcccaACCACttaaataatctttttttttacaagTTACTTTCACCTCATCCCCATTACAAGCCACCACTGTTCCTCAAAAACACGGAACGAAGACACGGCCATCGCTGGAGGACCGATCATCCTCCGGACCAAACACACGGATATCCGACAAAACGACCAAACGAACGGTTACGATAAAACAAAACAGAAAGGCCCGAACGGCCAAATTAAAAGCACAAACGGATCATACAAAAAGCCCGGACGGCCGAAAATACCATTAAACGATCCCCAAAAAATGTCACGGCCCTTGGCCAATCCAAACATTCAGAAACAAACAAAGTACAAAACTAAATACAAAAGAAGACTATTCAAATATCAACAATCCGCCCATCACGGACGGTCTTGAATGCTCCCGTCACGGACACATCCACACCGGGAGCCAACACCAGGAATTGCGCCTTCATCGTCTCCTCGGTAGCAGCAACGGCATCCCCAGCATCAGCCAACAAAGccgctttctccttcttcaggGCTTCGACCTCAGCCTTCAGAGTTTCCGACTCGGCGAGAAGCAAGGCAGCTTGAGAACTCGCATCTGAAGAACGCTTCCGCTCTTCAGCCAGTTGAGAAAGTAGCGAAGTCTCAACACCGGCAAGACGGAGTATCTCCGCCCCGGCATCCTCTGACGACTTCTCCGCCTTCTCCTTTGCAGTCTTTGCCGTCTCAAGCTCTTCCTTCAACTTGGTCACATCGGCTTGGGCCTGCCGTAACTTCTTCTCCAACAAACCCGCTTGAGCCATAACGGGCTCAGCCTTCCGAACGACCACAGCAGAACGAAAGAGGGCACGGTAAACCGACTCAGCCTGGAACGAGACGTCGCAACCATCAAAAAATGACTCCGTCCCAGGCATCAAATTCTGATCAATGAAACCCGTGGCATCGAAACGTCGGTCCATCACACTAGGGACCAGACCCTCCCCCTCAAAAGTCTCGCTAATCGGCTCCTCAGCCCTACTCCTCTTCCGGGAAGCCTCAGCACCCGACAACACGACCACCTCGGGCGAACCAGGAGGAACTTGAGCCCCAGATGGCGCCCCCGAAGAAACTACCCCCTGAGGTGGAACCTGAGAATCCACAGCCGGATTTGAAACGGGAGTCGACGGAGACGACGACCCCTCCTCCCGAACCAACGCTGCCTtcaaccttgccaaggtagtcAGCCCGCTAGCCATCTCAACTGAAAAGAAATCAATAGAagagtcaaaaaaaaaaaggggaaaacaCACCAATATAAGTCCGACAAGCCTCAGGATCCCCCATAACGTCCCGAGGATTCAACGGACGCTCGCCAAACAAGTGCCATAAAACGCTGGCGACATCCTTATCCTCCCGAGATAAATCGTCATAAGAAACCTTAGTCAAAACCGACGGCCCGGCTCCAAAGTTCCAGTACGTCGGAAACCGGCGCTCGCCTTCCAGGGTAAGCCAAAACGGGCGGTGCCCCTCAACAGGACGCACCTTAAAATACTCCCACTTAAACCCATGAAAGGAGTCCTCAAACAACCCGAAGATCCGACGATGAGGCTGCGCCCGGAAAGACATATACCCTTTCTTGTGCTTCCCCTCCTTAGTCGGAAGAGtgcacaagaaaaggaaaagaaaaacggGAACCGAAGCCGGGAGATCAAGATACTGGCACACCAACTCGAAGCACCGAACGGCCGCCCAGCTGTTCGGGTGAAGCTGAGACGGTGCCACGGAACACCGACTAAGCAGACCCTGAACAAACGGGGAGAAGGGGAACCGCACTCCGAGCCGAGTAAACATGGATTCGTAAACCCACATCCAGTCCGGCACGGTGGGGGAACGGAGGTTTAGATAGCAGACGCGCTCATCTGCATCAGGGAGCACGAGCTCATATCGCCCTTCCTCCTCACCACCACCACAAATCGCCCCCTGATCGCGGAGCCGTTGGAGATCACCCTCCGTCATCCGCGACGGAACGCCCCAGACATCGCTGGTCACCCAACCATAGCGATTGGGAACACCCCTGGAAGGGGCAATAGGGGCACCCACACCCTCATTTCTCCGACGCTGCATACCTATAACAGGGAGGAGCACCACCATCAGCCTACCAACTCTAACAATGACAAAATAAGAACCTAAAAACACCACTACCAAACCCAAACGTCTTAAACCACCACTACAATCAAGGTAAAAACGGCGGTGCTCAGCCCCTTCCCCGAACCCAACAAAAACACCAGACGCGGCAAAACAGATAGCAAAAACAAAACAGGCATGCACAAGCAAATATGAAAGGAAAAAGGCAAAAATACCAACCTggtgaaaatgaagaaagctTGAGAAGAAGACTTGAAGACAACAGAACGGCACTAGGAAGCAAAAAACCAACGAAGAATTCCCCAGAAAATGAACAGTtccttttttttggaaaaaagaaaaaactgacGGGGGAAATAAAAACCAAAGCAAACGGTTTCAAAAAGAAAGCGAAAAGACGTAACTGACCCTGAGAGCAACGAAAACTCACGGGGGCAAAAAGGAGAAAAACCCCTCCACAATAAATGCCCCCTCGGAAAAGCAAACTAATCAATTGCACCTCAAAAGACGCAACAAAGCGCAGCAAGACACGGAAAGGTCACATCAAGACCAAAACAAAATCGAGGAGCCGACCTCATCACCAAACGAGCACTCGGCCAGCGCCAAAGACGTAAAGAAACGGCTCGAACTCCTAGCGACAAACCGAAGACATTCGCTCTCTCGCTACGGGGGCAACTGTTACGGATCCGGCCCACGGATCCCGAACCTAGGACCAAACCCGAAACCCGGCTTACCGGGTCAACCCGTTTCATCTCTCTAGAAGGCCCCGTATCGGCCCTCTAACCAACTTTTGAATTTAAACGCACCTCTTATCTTAGccagataagataaagataactacCATCATCTATAAATAAGAGGACCCAAAGTCCCTCCAGGTAATCATCCATTCCTCACACCTTATACCTCTTAGATCCatgctgacttgagcgtcggagtgtctttgcaggtacctcccCTCCGCTCCATCTGGGCCATCCAACACCCGATCCAACTCGCAGGTTCCCGATCCTCCTCTCAACTCGTATCAGAAGCATTCTGTACAAGTAGTTAGCTTAGTCATGTcaactttaaaatttatcaattgaGATGTAGAATTTATAATGAATATATGTGTTTTGTTAATTAAACTCAAAGGTTAAATTAGTATTTGTTTTATGTTACATCAATATTCATAGTATTAGTGGAATATATGTGATGAatcacatataaaaaaataagagagttgccatgtaattaatatttatggTAGTTAGCTCATTCATATCAATTTTAGAGTTCATCAATTGAGACTTATGGTTTATAATGAACATAAATGTTAAGTTAacctcaaaatttaaattaacattttttCAGAGTATACTAATAATATTCATTGAATTTATAGAATATAAGTGATgaatcatatataaaaaaaagggaatcGTCATGTGATTAATGATTATAGTAGTTAGCTTATTCATGTCAATTTTAGGATTAACCAA
The genomic region above belongs to Arachis duranensis cultivar V14167 chromosome 3, aradu.V14167.gnm2.J7QH, whole genome shotgun sequence and contains:
- the LOC107479303 gene encoding uncharacterized protein LOC107479303, whose amino-acid sequence is MHRPDEEKTAFITPDGTYCYKVMPFGLKNAGATYQRLVNKIFCHLTGNKIEVYIDDMLAKTESGEQLTDDLKVIMNTLRKHQMRLNPTKCAFGMEAGKFLGFMITQRGVEANPEKCRAVLEMTSPKNLKEIQKLTGRLTALSRFLGASAQKAIPFFKLMKKGTPFKWETECEEAFQHFKKVLTEPPILAKPQTGETLYLYLSITEETIAAALVRENEKKEQKPIYFISKVLQDTEARYSRLEKLAFALLSASRRLRQYFQAHPITVRTDQTVKQVLQKPDLAGRMLAWSIELSQFQIKFEPRNAIKAQALTDFIAEMTPTKLTPEPWKLHVDGSSNSTHGGAGIILENQNGITIEQSIRYDFPVSNNQAEYEALLAGLNLAREVGAKILEVNTDSQVVCSQINGTYQTRDPLLQQYLKKVSETKEGFEKVSIHHVPRERNARADLLSKLASTKSGHGNRSLIQEVVKTPSVSTEINAHLTSSNRESWTYPIWQYLRDGILPPDPKEERRIKREAANYTIIAGQLYKRGFSQPLLKCVEPGNTEYILREIHEGCCGHHIGGKTLAQKIIRAGYFWPTIIRDSIQLTKSCDKCQKHANIHQAAPHQLSVISAERPFGSWGIDLVGPFPTAPGQLRYLIVAIDYYTKWIEAEPLASITATQCRKFVWRQIITRFGIPEVIISDNGTQFTDKRFRELLEGLHISHRFSSVEHPQTNGQVESANKIIVKGLKKRLDEAKGLWADELGSVLWSYRTTPQTSTGETPFRLTYGVEAVIPVEIGDPSPRKTVGGNDEEAERDLVGEERSIAHVKELALKQRISLRYNHGVIRREFADNDLVLRRNDIGIPTPGEGKLAPTSRRVLTRPNHLNNLFFYKLLSPHPHYKPPLFLKNTERRHGHRWRTDHPPDQTHGYPTKRPNERLR